A window of Fragaria vesca subsp. vesca linkage group LG7, FraVesHawaii_1.0, whole genome shotgun sequence contains these coding sequences:
- the LOC101307065 gene encoding two pore potassium channel a-like → MAEADAEVLQVEIRRLIRTVKELRNNVRDLSRQLKETRNTLKERDEELDDCKARLAGKKTRPKKKGPKASAQLPYMSLVYVFMFWMLAGLFVMHFMMDIDKGVGSATDAYYATSVTVHGVGFGDIPPESALALILCDMLPVLGYFVPIVISHFLRRVALWFGQKFIPEPTRFFYGVISAIGMILVTLLSGMIGIYSFELEALRTSLSEQQHLSASLSYPSVWADILVILHLTVMTMTSTGYGDFSFHTTHGRLFATFWIPLCTTSYSVAMTILVEPILGI, encoded by the exons ATGGCGGAAGCAGATGCAGAGGTATTGCAGGTGGAAATTCGTAGACTGATTCGGACTGTCAAGGAGTTGCGCAACAATGTGAGAGATCTCAGTAGACAGCTGAAAGAGACCCGGAACACGCTCAAGGAAAGAGATGAAGAGCTGGATGATTGCAAAGCCAGACTTGCTGGAAAGAAAACTCGGCCAAAGAAAAAGGGGCCCAAGGCGTCTGCTCA GCTGCCTTATATGTCTCTTGTTTATGTGTTCATGTTCTGGATGCTTGCCGGTCTCTTTGTTATGCATTTTATGATGGACATTGACAAGGGAGTAGGCTCAGCTACTGATGCATACTATGCAACTTCTGTTACGGTGCATGGGGTTGGATTTGGTGATATTCCTCCCGAGTCAGCTCTTGCTCTTATTCTCTGTGATATGTTGCCCGTGCTTGGGTACTTTGTGCCGATTGTTATCAGTCATTTTCTGCGTCGCGTAGCACTATGGTTTGGTCAGAAGTTTATCCCTGAACCTACGAGGTTCTTTTATGGAGTTATTTCAGCTATTGGAATGATCTTGGTGACTCTGTTGTCAGGGATGATAGGGATATATAGTTTTGAGCTGGAGGCACTTAGGACATCCTTGTCTGAGCAGCAGCATCTTAGTGCATCTCTTTCTTATCCATCTGTATGGGCAGATATTCTTGTCATCTTACACCTTACAGTGATGACTATGACCTCCACCGGTTATGGTGATTTTTCCTTCCATACTACACATGGCAGACTGTTTGCCACATTCTGGATCCCTCTCTGTACTACCTCGTATTCGGTTGCAATGACAATTCTAGTCGAGCCTATTTTGGGGATCTAG
- the LOC101291178 gene encoding uncharacterized protein LOC101291178 isoform 1 has product MSSEAAGPMDVDEEVLKLQEKLCQCRLERERLLQEKKRWRIKEILVQRGIEKVEEKLRVEIESNSGATSEYEQKRKTLEEALETKKKSVLKLRTATKEFFDDTDMPYMEMEAELEKEREEYGRMVDEYEYITDRLIAHRRIVRKLESQLHEERNNLLAFLETCEENLKITDDVKPLLQAHYDAFINTLKSDDDDWDWFIEELYDALQLDSDHNRHEMFPRVDFISPVSAAMSKILNLFRRKKTESSGAFIYYVSSTDKDAK; this is encoded by the exons ATGTCAAGTGAGGCAGCTGGCCCCATGGACGTTGACGAAGAGGTTTTGAAGCTCCAAGAGAAG CTTTGTCAATGCCGACTCGAAAGGGAGCGGCTCTTGCAAGAGAAAAAGAGATGGAGGATCAAGGAGATACTTGTGCAGCGGGGAATAGAGAAAGTAGAAGAAAAACTCAGAGTTGAAATAGAATCGAATTCGGGTGCAACATCTGAATATGAACAAAAAAGGAAGACACTCGAGGAGGCCTTGGAGACCAAGAAGAAGAGTGTACTTAAG CTACGAACCGCTACCAAAGAGTTTTTTGATGATACTGATATGCCTTATATGGAAATGGAAGCAGAACTAGAAAAGGAAAGGGAAGAGTATGGTAGAATGGTTGATGAATACGAATACATAACTGATCGCTTAATAGCACACAGACGTATTGTGCGCAAGCTAGAATCACAGTTACATGAGGAACGGAACAACTTGCTTGCTTTTCTTGAGACTTGTGAGGAAAACTTAAAGATCACTGATGATGTAAAACCTTTGCTCCAAGCCCACTATGATGCATTTATTAACACACTCAAGAGTGATGACGATGATTGGGACTGGTTTATAGAGGAGTTGTATGATGCTCTACAACTGGATTCTGATCACAACAGACATGAGATGTTTCCCAGGGTTGATTTTATATCTCCAGTTTCTGCTGCAATGTCAAAAATTTTAAATTTGTTCAGAAGAAAAAAGACGGAGTCCAGTGGTGCTTTTATATATTACGTAAGTTCTACCGACAAAGATGCTAAG TGA
- the LOC101291178 gene encoding uncharacterized protein LOC101291178 isoform 2: MLGHLKFQLSGLMLFWQLRTATKEFFDDTDMPYMEMEAELEKEREEYGRMVDEYEYITDRLIAHRRIVRKLESQLHEERNNLLAFLETCEENLKITDDVKPLLQAHYDAFINTLKSDDDDWDWFIEELYDALQLDSDHNRHEMFPRVDFISPVSAAMSKILNLFRRKKTESSGAFIYYVSSTDKDAKRKHPVRGREDDKFEHPGKHQYERRFGSLS; this comes from the exons ATGCTTGGACATCTCAAGTTTCAACTTTCTGGTTTGATGCTTTTTTGGCAGCTACGAACCGCTACCAAAGAGTTTTTTGATGATACTGATATGCCTTATATGGAAATGGAAGCAGAACTAGAAAAGGAAAGGGAAGAGTATGGTAGAATGGTTGATGAATACGAATACATAACTGATCGCTTAATAGCACACAGACGTATTGTGCGCAAGCTAGAATCACAGTTACATGAGGAACGGAACAACTTGCTTGCTTTTCTTGAGACTTGTGAGGAAAACTTAAAGATCACTGATGATGTAAAACCTTTGCTCCAAGCCCACTATGATGCATTTATTAACACACTCAAGAGTGATGACGATGATTGGGACTGGTTTATAGAGGAGTTGTATGATGCTCTACAACTGGATTCTGATCACAACAGACATGAGATGTTTCCCAGGGTTGATTTTATATCTCCAGTTTCTGCTGCAATGTCAAAAATTTTAAATTTGTTCAGAAGAAAAAAGACGGAGTCCAGTGGTGCTTTTATATATTACGTAAGTTCTACCGACAAAGATGCTAAG CGTAAACATCCTGTAAGAGGAAGAGAGGACGACAAGTTTGAACATCCTGGCAAGCATCAATATGAAAGAAGATTTGGGAGTTTATCATAA
- the LOC101291666 gene encoding uncharacterized protein LOC101291666 — protein MSGQNEEVSKLKNEIIKCQEETLQLFHEKQRWPDKCYVLEQTKQKAVADLRKQLSSKSTQTSHLEDLNSALKAEDKLHTLLNGTLTDIQIEYDEYKKSNAMHLIDVAQRLDEAKKRLSDQESEINRLCKSRVMMEKTLENLNAFCEAVYSTLEPKESSGVSFVKEDKLDHPGGQDGQKPQKRLDPKKSR, from the exons ATGTCAGGCCAGAACGAAGAGGTTTCGAAGCTTAAAAACGAG ATAATTAAATGCCAAGAGGAGACGCTGCAGCTATTCCACGAGAAGCAGCGGTGGCCGGACAAATGTTATGTTCTGGAACAGACAAAACAAAAAGCCGTAGCTGACCTCAGAAAACAACTATCAAGTAAATCCACCCAAACATCTCATCTCGAGGATCTCAACTCGGCCTTGAAGGCTGAGGACAAGTTGCACACTCTG CTAAATGGGACTTTAACAGATATCCAAATTGAGTATGATGAATATAAGAAATCCAACGCAATGCACCTGATAGATGTAGCGCAGCGGTTGGATGAGGCAAAGAAGAGGTTGTCTGATCAAGAGTCAGAAATCAATAGGCTGTGCAAAAGTCGCGTAATGATGGAGAAGACACTAGAAAATCTTAATGCTTTCTGTGAGGCTGTGTATTCTACTCTCGAACCAAAGGAGTCTAGTGGTGTCTCTTTCGTCAAGGAAGATAAG CTTGATCACCCTGGTGGACAAGATGGACAGAAGCCGCAAAAAAGGCTAGATCCGAAGAAGTCTCGATAG